One segment of bacterium DNA contains the following:
- a CDS encoding radical SAM protein, which yields MDSEHIAAMNANLARLFRAGLRVTFGSPRRLAFALRTLLAQKLAVRRRARWERMGVHVPPYLIVSVTARCNLRCRGCYARAHGRSPDGELPLARLGEILAEAEDLGSSVVFLAGGEPFLRPGILDLTGERRRTLFPVFTNGLLIDDGIIARLRRQPHVVPVVSLEGHEAATDARRGRGVYRRVREVIARLGAAGVLCGVSLTVTRGNFAAVTDPDFVRAFKDAGCGVFFFVEYVPVAPGTGGLVLDGGQRAELIRRAETLQERLKVLCIPFPGDEGPYGGCLSAGRGFVHVAPDGGLEPCPFAPFSDASLKKTSLKEALRSGFLRTLRENHSLLTESDGGCALWTNRAWVESLLADPPVGA from the coding sequence ATGGACTCTGAGCACATCGCCGCGATGAACGCCAACCTCGCGCGCCTGTTCCGCGCGGGGCTCCGGGTGACGTTCGGGTCCCCCCGCCGCCTCGCCTTCGCCCTGCGGACGCTCCTGGCCCAAAAGCTGGCCGTCCGTCGCCGGGCACGGTGGGAAAGAATGGGCGTTCACGTCCCGCCCTACCTCATCGTCAGCGTCACCGCCCGCTGCAACCTCCGCTGCCGGGGGTGCTACGCACGGGCCCACGGGCGCTCGCCGGACGGTGAGCTGCCCCTGGCGCGCCTGGGCGAGATTCTGGCCGAGGCCGAGGACCTCGGCTCTTCGGTGGTCTTTTTGGCCGGGGGTGAGCCATTTCTGCGCCCCGGCATCCTGGACTTGACTGGAGAGCGCCGCCGCACACTCTTCCCCGTTTTCACCAACGGCCTCTTGATTGACGATGGGATAATCGCCCGGCTCCGGCGCCAGCCCCACGTCGTCCCCGTGGTGAGCTTGGAGGGCCACGAGGCCGCCACCGACGCGCGGCGGGGGCGGGGCGTCTATCGGCGGGTCCGGGAGGTCATCGCCCGCCTCGGCGCCGCCGGGGTTCTCTGCGGCGTCTCGTTGACCGTGACCCGGGGGAATTTCGCCGCCGTCACCGACCCCGACTTCGTCCGGGCCTTCAAGGACGCCGGCTGCGGTGTCTTCTTCTTCGTCGAGTACGTGCCCGTCGCCCCCGGCACCGGGGGCCTGGTCCTCGACGGCGGGCAGCGGGCGGAGCTCATCCGCAGGGCCGAAACGCTCCAGGAGCGGCTGAAAGTCCTCTGCATCCCCTTCCCCGGCGACGAGGGGCCCTACGGCGGCTGCCTGTCGGCGGGGCGCGGATTCGTCCACGTCGCCCCCGACGGCGGCCTCGAACCCTGCCCCTTCGCCCCCTTCTCCGACGCGAGCCTGAAAAAAACCTCCCTGAAGGAGGCGCTGCGGTCCGGTTTCCTGCGCACGCTGCGGGAGAATCACTCGCTGCTCACCGAGTCCGACGGCGGCTGCGCCCTGTGGACCAACCGCGCCTGGGTCGAGTCGCTCCTGGCCGACCCCCCGGTCGGCGCGTGA
- a CDS encoding bifunctional nuclease domain-containing protein encodes MRLILALALALFVLPAAAQEYAEEDLRRMEVTDVLLDTETGSTSLVLKEVDGERFIVMGIGPAEATAIAAALEDFSFDRPQTHDLLVRVILTLGADLERVVITQLLEGAYYARLELVRDGEVLAVDCRPSDAAATALRFAAPVYATELVLKQAWESYEVENPGGIEGI; translated from the coding sequence ATGCGGCTAATCCTCGCGCTCGCCCTGGCGCTGTTCGTCCTTCCCGCGGCGGCCCAGGAGTACGCCGAGGAGGATTTACGCCGGATGGAGGTCACCGACGTCCTTTTGGACACGGAGACCGGCTCGACGAGCCTGGTGCTGAAGGAGGTTGACGGGGAGCGGTTCATCGTGATGGGCATCGGCCCGGCGGAGGCCACCGCCATCGCCGCGGCCCTGGAGGACTTCAGCTTCGACCGGCCCCAGACCCACGACCTTCTGGTGAGGGTGATTCTCACGCTGGGCGCCGACCTGGAGCGGGTGGTCATCACCCAGCTCCTCGAGGGGGCGTACTACGCGCGGCTGGAGCTGGTGCGGGACGGGGAGGTGCTGGCGGTTGACTGCCGTCCGTCGGATGCCGCGGCCACGGCGCTGCGGTTCGCGGCGCCCGTCTACGCCACCGAGCTGGTCCTCAAGCAGGCCTGGGAATCCTACGAGGTGGAGAACCCCGGCGGGATCGAGGGCATCTGA